Proteins encoded in a region of the Bubalus bubalis isolate 160015118507 breed Murrah chromosome 9, NDDB_SH_1, whole genome shotgun sequence genome:
- the LOC123335290 gene encoding olfactory receptor 7A10-like: protein MEEENLTVVSGFLLLGFSNKQELQPITFMILFFMYLITVFGNLAIILATISNSHLHTPMYFFLSNLSFVDLCVTSTTIPKMLWNIQNQGKLISYESCITQMYFVILFVGMDDFLLTVMAYDRFVAICHPLHYTVIMNPWLCGIMLLVSWIISVLHSFLQTLMVLQLGFYTHLEIPHYFCELNQLIQLACTDTFLNDIVMYFAAPLLGGGPLVGIIYSYSKIVSSICRISSSQGKYKAFSTCASHLSIVSLFYCTCLGVYLSSAVTHSSHSSATASLMYTVVTPMLNPFIYSLRNKDIKKAMKRYVGMAAT, encoded by the coding sequence atggaagaagaaaatctTACAGTAGTTTCAggatttcttcttctgggattttcAAACAAACAAGAATTGCAGCCCATCACATTCATGATTCTCTTTTTCATGTATCTGATCACTGTGTTTGGAAATCTGGCTATCATCCTAGCCACCATTTCTaactcccacctccacacacctatgtacttcttcctctccaacctgtcctTTGTAGACCTCTGTGTTACCTCTACAACCATCCCAAAGATGCTGTGGAACATCCAGAACCAGGGAAAGCTGATAAGCTATGAAAGCTGCATTACTCAGATGTACTTTGTCATACTCTTCGTAGGGATGGATGATTTTCTCCTaacagtgatggcctatgaccgctttgTGGCCATCTGTCACCCCCTCCACTACACAGTCATTATGAATCCATGGCTTTGTGGCATTATGCTCCTGGTCTCCTGGATCATCAGTGTCTTGCATTCCTTCTTACAAACCTTAATGGTTTTGCAGCTGGGCTTCTATACACATTTAGAAATCCCTCATTATTTCTGTGAACTTAATCAGTTGATTCAACTTGCCTGCACTGATACCTTTCTTAATGACATAGTGATGTATTTTGCAGCCCCACTTCTGGGTGGTGGTCCCCTGGTTGGTATCATTTACTCATACTCTAAGATAGTGTCTTCCATTTGTAGAATCTCATCATCTCAGGGAAAGTATAAAGCATTTTCCACTTGTGCATCTCACCTTTCAATTGTCTCCTTATTCTATTGTACATGCTTAGGAGTGTACCTAAGCTCTGCTGTTACCCACAGCTCACACTCAAGTGCAACAGCCTCATTGATGTACACAGTGGTcacacccatgctgaaccccttcataTACAGTCtgagaaataaagacataaagaaggctaTGAAAAGATATGTGGGGATGGCAGCTACATAG